A genomic stretch from Acetobacter ascendens includes:
- a CDS encoding response regulator transcription factor, with amino-acid sequence MTERTKQTIALVDDDRNILTSVQMTLEAEGFNVRTYTDGESALQGLTAYPVDLAVLDIKMPRMDGMELLQRLRTRSNLPVIFLSSKNEEVDQLMGLRLGADDYITKPFSQRLLLERIRALLRRNEVSRAEANGEPTGGALVRGNLSLDELRHKCTWKGEDVPLTVTEFLLVKTLAQRPGLVKSRDQLIDAAYGDTVYVDDRTIDSHIKRVRKKFRQVDDEFNQIETLYGIGYRYRED; translated from the coding sequence ATGACAGAGCGCACCAAGCAGACAATTGCGCTGGTGGATGATGACCGCAATATCCTGACATCGGTGCAGATGACGCTGGAGGCAGAAGGCTTCAATGTTCGCACATATACAGATGGCGAATCGGCCTTACAGGGTTTAACGGCTTATCCGGTTGATCTGGCTGTTCTGGATATCAAAATGCCCCGCATGGATGGCATGGAACTTCTGCAACGGTTACGCACCCGCTCCAACCTGCCTGTCATTTTCCTGTCCTCCAAGAACGAGGAAGTTGACCAGCTTATGGGGCTGCGCCTTGGGGCGGATGATTACATCACCAAACCGTTCTCCCAACGCCTGCTGCTAGAGCGTATTCGTGCCCTTCTGCGCCGGAATGAAGTGAGCCGTGCAGAAGCCAATGGTGAACCTACAGGCGGCGCACTGGTGCGTGGCAACCTTTCCTTGGATGAGCTGCGCCACAAATGCACATGGAAAGGGGAAGATGTGCCCCTGACCGTAACGGAATTTCTGTTGGTAAAAACACTCGCCCAGCGCCCCGGACTGGTGAAATCCCGCGATCAACTGATTGATGCTGCGTATGGAGACACCGTCTATGTGGATGACCGCACCATTGATAGCCATATCAAACGTGTGCGCAAAAAATTCCGCCAAGTGGATGACGAGTTCAACCAGATCGAAACCCTATACGGTATCGGTTACCGATATCGGGAAGACTGA
- a CDS encoding ATP-binding protein, with product MTSQPASSFFKALAGRISGLHYLSMPGNKPRKGSIEATAAYQASRTRLISPLMRRVLLVNILPIALLGVTILFLNQFRNGLLATEVTALREQARIYAGALGQSAVRASHPHATNPQDRAYVLEETLARPLLLRLTEPSPNAHARLFGPDGRLVADNLADWPETAEPTPATPRNEQRVKTIPFPPVTQPGIYERFLTWLWGSHNSGIVTLNTDEEDIPARPSGTAIGTKGAPPPPPLEAPPYIRRTARGRLIITVAEPVMHDGSTIGIIQLTRVASQVDRSLFAIRSSILSVFLMALVLTVLLSWYLSLTIARPLLRLAASAQVMRDATGRTGTVPARLLARRDEIGDVARALQASAQALWKRMDAIERFAADVSHEIKNPLSSIRSAIETLLRIEDLNQQRRLLTIINDDVRRLDRLITDISDASRLDAEMSRAKAEPVAIAPLLSVLAEIQQATRQDGQPIVQTNVQGDTPESPLEVLAVEDRLVQVLRNLIGNAISFSPPNGHITLSAMPTGKMVIISVADEGPGIPQAKLDSIFDRFYSERPKNENFGQHSGLGLSISRQIIEALHGTISVDNLHNQNGQVIGACFTIQLPRVIVTR from the coding sequence ATGACCAGCCAGCCCGCCTCTTCTTTTTTCAAGGCGCTGGCAGGCCGCATTAGTGGCCTGCATTATCTGTCCATGCCGGGCAACAAGCCCCGCAAAGGTAGCATAGAAGCCACAGCGGCTTATCAGGCATCCCGCACGCGGCTGATTTCTCCGCTGATGCGGCGGGTCTTGCTGGTTAACATTTTGCCGATTGCCCTGCTGGGCGTGACCATTCTGTTTCTGAACCAGTTTCGGAACGGCTTGCTGGCAACAGAAGTAACGGCGCTGCGTGAACAAGCCCGAATTTATGCGGGGGCATTGGGGCAAAGTGCCGTACGCGCATCGCACCCACACGCCACTAACCCGCAAGACCGTGCCTATGTGCTAGAAGAAACTCTGGCCCGCCCACTGCTGCTGCGGCTTACGGAACCAAGCCCCAACGCCCATGCCCGCCTGTTTGGGCCAGATGGCCGCCTTGTGGCTGACAATCTGGCAGATTGGCCTGAAACGGCAGAGCCCACCCCAGCTACACCGCGCAATGAACAGCGTGTCAAAACCATTCCTTTTCCACCAGTCACGCAGCCCGGCATTTATGAACGGTTTCTGACATGGCTATGGGGGAGCCATAATTCGGGCATTGTCACGCTGAATACGGATGAGGAAGACATTCCTGCCCGGCCCTCCGGCACAGCCATCGGCACAAAAGGCGCCCCGCCGCCGCCTCCACTGGAAGCGCCGCCCTATATCCGGCGCACCGCGCGGGGGCGCCTGATTATTACGGTGGCTGAACCCGTAATGCACGATGGCAGCACTATTGGCATTATTCAGCTTACCCGCGTGGCCTCACAGGTTGATCGTTCCCTATTTGCCATTCGGTCTTCCATTCTGTCTGTCTTTCTGATGGCACTTGTGCTGACGGTACTGCTTTCGTGGTACCTCTCACTCACCATTGCGCGGCCACTGTTGCGGCTGGCGGCATCGGCACAGGTTATGCGAGATGCAACTGGCCGCACGGGCACCGTGCCTGCCCGCTTGCTGGCCCGACGTGATGAAATTGGCGATGTGGCTCGCGCCCTGCAAGCCAGTGCACAAGCGCTCTGGAAGCGGATGGACGCCATTGAACGCTTTGCCGCAGATGTCAGTCACGAAATCAAAAATCCGCTGTCTTCCATCCGCTCGGCGATTGAAACACTGTTGCGTATTGAAGACCTGAACCAGCAGCGCCGCTTGCTGACCATTATCAACGATGATGTGCGCAGGCTGGACAGGCTAATTACCGATATTTCAGACGCCAGCCGTCTGGATGCAGAAATGTCTCGTGCAAAGGCCGAACCTGTTGCCATTGCACCACTGCTTTCTGTTCTGGCGGAAATTCAGCAGGCCACCCGGCAAGATGGGCAACCCATTGTGCAAACAAATGTGCAAGGGGATACGCCAGAAAGCCCGCTAGAAGTTCTGGCGGTAGAAGACCGGCTTGTGCAGGTTTTGCGCAACCTGATTGGTAATGCCATTTCCTTTTCTCCACCCAATGGTCACATCACCCTTTCGGCTATGCCAACAGGTAAGATGGTGATCATTTCTGTGGCAGATGAAGGCCCAGGCATTCCACAGGCTAAGCTGGATTCGATTTTTGACCGCTTTTATTCCGAGCGCCCGAAGAATGAAAACTTCGGCCAACACTCGGGCTTAGGGCTTTCTATCAGTCGGCAGATTATAGAAGCCCTGCACGGCACGATTTCTGTTGATAATCTGCACAACCAGAATGGGCAGGTTATTGGGGCCTGTTTTACCATTCAGCTTCCCCGGGTCATTGTAACCCGTTAG
- a CDS encoding RidA family protein, with amino-acid sequence MTQKQQADRALVKQYTPHLKHITGGFVLSGITAPHIKGLEMAEQCRAALEQGVELLAKQGHALHDVTHILCTVADAENFPSCFPVFRQFFPSISPIMTLMWLKDAPSSQPKIIFELVVQEEMAEAEEENYAF; translated from the coding sequence ATGACGCAAAAACAACAGGCAGATCGGGCTTTGGTGAAACAGTATACACCGCATCTTAAACATATAACGGGTGGATTTGTTCTTTCAGGCATAACGGCTCCGCATATCAAAGGGCTGGAGATGGCTGAGCAGTGCCGTGCAGCACTGGAGCAAGGCGTAGAGCTTCTGGCCAAGCAGGGGCATGCCTTGCATGATGTCACTCATATTCTCTGCACAGTTGCTGATGCCGAAAATTTCCCTTCCTGTTTTCCCGTTTTTCGGCAGTTTTTCCCTTCCATTTCCCCAATCATGACACTGATGTGGTTGAAGGATGCACCTTCTTCCCAGCCCAAAATTATTTTTGAGCTGGTTGTGCAGGAAGAAATGGCTGAAGCGGAGGAAGAAAATTACGCTTTCTGA
- the rapZ gene encoding RNase adapter RapZ, whose amino-acid sequence MVTADDTPAPRRILLVSGLSGAGKSSILRILEDLEHEVIDNPPLGMLDDIVARAERPVAIGVDSRTRGFDASAVLEAMARLRMNPHLRVELIYATADESVLLRRYTATRRRHPLAPHGSIKEGIEEEIALTAPLRTAADLVIDTTDMPPPELRQFVESRFSPWTGGAQEGLTVALMSFAYPAGLPREADIVFDARFLRNPHYVPELAPKTGLDADVAEYVAEDQDYLPFLNQIHAMLQLVLPRFVQEGKKYATIAIGCSGGRHRSVTIVEALAKKLSAPDGMGSYEGAGQWPIMVMHRELARQGITSWRWARKPVEPALSDQSRSL is encoded by the coding sequence ATGGTTACGGCAGATGATACGCCTGCACCACGCCGCATTCTGCTGGTGTCCGGCCTATCTGGGGCGGGCAAATCCTCCATCCTGCGGATTCTGGAAGATCTGGAACACGAAGTTATCGACAACCCGCCACTTGGGATGTTGGATGATATTGTAGCCCGTGCAGAACGCCCGGTTGCCATTGGGGTAGATTCTCGCACCCGTGGGTTTGATGCTTCTGCCGTGTTGGAAGCCATGGCCCGCCTCCGCATGAACCCACACCTGCGTGTTGAACTGATTTATGCCACAGCAGATGAAAGCGTGCTGCTACGCCGCTATACGGCAACACGCCGCCGCCATCCGCTGGCACCACATGGCAGTATCAAAGAAGGCATTGAAGAAGAAATAGCCCTTACGGCTCCCCTACGGACTGCGGCTGATCTGGTTATTGATACAACAGATATGCCCCCGCCAGAGCTGCGACAATTTGTAGAAAGCCGCTTTAGCCCGTGGACAGGTGGCGCGCAGGAAGGCCTAACCGTAGCTTTGATGTCCTTCGCTTATCCAGCGGGCCTGCCGCGTGAAGCTGATATTGTTTTTGATGCCCGCTTCCTGCGCAACCCGCATTATGTGCCCGAACTGGCCCCAAAAACCGGGTTGGATGCTGATGTTGCGGAATATGTGGCAGAAGATCAGGATTACCTCCCCTTCCTCAACCAAATTCACGCCATGCTGCAACTGGTTCTACCCCGTTTTGTGCAGGAAGGTAAGAAATACGCCACCATTGCTATCGGATGTTCAGGCGGGCGACATCGCTCCGTAACCATTGTAGAAGCCTTGGCCAAAAAACTTTCCGCCCCGGATGGGATGGGAAGCTATGAAGGTGCAGGACAATGGCCCATTATGGTCATGCACCGTGAACTGGCCCGGCAGGGCATTACATCTTGGCGTTGGGCCAGAAAGCCTGTGGAGCCTGCCTTATCTGACCAATCACGGTCTCTCTAA
- a CDS encoding YqgE/AlgH family protein, translated as MISVNSSISAPSEPEEAHSLAGMLLVASPMLAQTPFAQNVIYICAHAPDTGTMGIVVNKRLAVASFDELLAQLDIQPMPPVRRIGLCAGGPVDAGRGLVLHSAEWEGESSLSVSPNVALTGSVDVLKEIAAGKGPQEALLAMGHASWTAGQLEEEILQQDAWLVAPATRDIVFGSDHAAKWRRALASINIDPLRLSGQVGHA; from the coding sequence ATGATATCCGTAAATTCTTCTATTTCTGCGCCATCCGAGCCAGAAGAGGCACACTCTCTTGCAGGTATGTTGCTGGTGGCTTCCCCCATGTTGGCGCAAACCCCTTTTGCTCAGAATGTGATTTATATATGCGCACATGCGCCAGATACCGGCACAATGGGAATTGTGGTGAACAAGCGTCTGGCTGTGGCCAGCTTTGATGAGTTGTTAGCCCAACTTGATATTCAGCCCATGCCCCCGGTCCGGCGGATTGGTTTATGCGCAGGTGGCCCGGTAGATGCGGGACGTGGTCTTGTGCTGCATTCTGCGGAATGGGAAGGGGAGAGTAGTCTATCTGTCAGTCCGAATGTTGCGTTAACCGGCAGTGTGGATGTGCTGAAGGAGATTGCCGCAGGCAAAGGCCCACAAGAAGCCTTGTTGGCGATGGGCCACGCCAGTTGGACAGCCGGACAACTTGAAGAGGAAATTCTTCAGCAGGATGCATGGCTGGTAGCGCCCGCCACGCGGGATATTGTTTTTGGAAGTGACCATGCAGCCAAGTGGCGGCGTGCATTGGCTTCTATCAATATTGATCCGTTGCGCTTAAGCGGGCAGGTGGGCCATGCCTGA
- a CDS encoding polyphosphate kinase 2 family protein, whose translation MNTLSRFLDALDSYHVTDGSKFKLSAHNPNDDGNLGLTKADGKLLLRKVKSLLQTLQELLYANQTHSLLIILQGMDAAGKDGTIKHVMSGVNPQGVSVTSFKQPGPTELQHGFLWRIHTAAPQAGRIVIFNRSQYEDVLVTRVHPELLQNAHLTGEVNTPEFWQGRFSDIRHLEHYFSRQGTVVLKFFLNISPEEQRKRLLARLDIPEKRWKFSPSDLKEREFWKEYATAYQDAISETARPYAPWIIVPSNHKWYARLVVISTIIRALRNLHQVTPKPVPEVEHFLDEYRAHLLAEKGQIPTPQN comes from the coding sequence ATGAATACTCTTTCGCGCTTTCTGGATGCGCTAGACAGCTATCATGTTACGGATGGCAGCAAGTTTAAACTGAGCGCACATAATCCGAACGATGACGGCAATCTGGGCCTGACAAAAGCAGATGGAAAACTTCTGCTACGCAAAGTTAAAAGCCTTTTGCAAACATTGCAGGAACTTCTTTACGCCAACCAGACACACTCTCTACTGATTATTTTGCAAGGTATGGATGCCGCAGGCAAAGATGGCACCATCAAGCATGTAATGTCTGGCGTGAACCCTCAGGGGGTTTCCGTAACCTCTTTCAAACAACCCGGCCCGACTGAACTGCAACACGGTTTTTTATGGCGTATCCATACCGCCGCACCGCAGGCAGGGCGTATCGTTATTTTCAATCGCAGCCAGTATGAAGATGTGCTGGTTACCCGCGTGCACCCGGAATTGCTTCAGAACGCCCATCTGACAGGGGAAGTGAACACCCCTGAATTCTGGCAAGGCCGCTTTAGTGATATCCGCCATCTGGAACACTATTTCAGCCGCCAAGGCACTGTGGTGCTCAAATTTTTCCTGAACATCTCGCCCGAAGAACAGCGTAAACGCTTGCTGGCCCGGCTGGATATTCCAGAAAAGCGCTGGAAATTCTCACCTTCCGATTTGAAGGAACGTGAATTCTGGAAAGAATATGCCACCGCTTATCAAGATGCCATTTCTGAGACAGCACGCCCTTATGCGCCGTGGATTATCGTGCCTTCCAACCACAAATGGTATGCGCGCCTTGTAGTGATTAGCACCATTATTCGTGCCCTTAGAAACCTGCATCAGGTTACACCCAAGCCTGTGCCAGAAGTTGAACACTTTCTGGATGAATACCGCGCTCATCTTCTGGCTGAAAAAGGCCAGATCCCCACACCACAGAACTGA
- a CDS encoding DUF3465 domain-containing protein, whose amino-acid sequence MTSSRFPALMLAGLTGLAASFLPSPAQARWGWKQEAPAASSMPATCNNQDFLSKQQDYENGGAKGDTPVHICGTVRTVSAKARHTRSGWHGYFYVTVAPNISIRIVTNLDEMHTPSWPWVNKGDQVEVVGRYYYDSYRKQGIDWTHRGTGKSWPIPGSVTVNGTKYD is encoded by the coding sequence ATGACATCTTCACGTTTTCCCGCACTTATGCTGGCAGGCCTTACGGGTTTGGCAGCCTCTTTCCTCCCCTCTCCGGCACAAGCCCGATGGGGCTGGAAGCAGGAAGCTCCTGCGGCATCCTCTATGCCCGCAACCTGCAATAATCAGGATTTTCTGAGTAAACAGCAGGATTATGAAAACGGTGGCGCCAAAGGGGATACACCCGTCCATATCTGCGGCACCGTGCGTACTGTCAGCGCCAAGGCGCGCCATACCCGCAGCGGGTGGCATGGATATTTTTACGTAACCGTCGCTCCCAACATTTCCATCCGTATTGTGACCAATCTGGATGAAATGCACACGCCCTCATGGCCGTGGGTTAATAAGGGAGACCAAGTGGAAGTGGTAGGCCGTTATTACTACGATTCCTACCGCAAGCAGGGCATTGACTGGACCCACCGCGGCACTGGCAAATCCTGGCCAATTCCGGGCTCCGTTACAGTTAACGGTACAAAATACGACTGA
- the clpA gene encoding ATP-dependent Clp protease ATP-binding subunit ClpA has protein sequence MLSRNLEQTLHRALILAGERHHEYATLEHLLLALVDDADAVTVFRACGVDLDRLRTDLTGFLDKDLAGLASDRPTEPKPTAAFQRVIQRAAIHVQSTGRDEVTGANVLVALFAERESHAVYFLQLQDMTRLDAVNFLSHGIAKAPDRSTRRPVAGTESNAEKGEEPERAESKSQKGNQDALSTYCVNLNDKAIAGKVDPLIGRDTEIERTIQILCRRTKNNPLYVGDPGVGKTAIAEGLARRIVEGNVPEVLLKSTIYSLDMGALLAGTRYRGDFEERLKAVVTELDQDPHAILFIDEIHTVIGAGATSGGAMDASNLLKPALAAGTLRCIGSTTYKEFRQHFEKDRALVRRFQKIDVPEPTIDDAVKILRGLKGSYEKHHKVRYTEEAIRAAVELSAKYIHDRKLPDKAIDVIDEVGASRMLQPEGRRRKTVNLKDVEDIIARIARIPPKSISADDKEVLRSLERDLKGMVFGQDQAIDALSAAIKLARAGLRDAEKPIGNYLFSGPTGVGKTEVARQLATALGIELVRFDMSEYMERHSISRLLGAPPGYVGFDQGGLLTDAIDQHPHAVLLLDEIEKAHPDLYNVLLQVMDNGKLTDHNGKTVDFRNVILIMTTNAGASDMSKEAVGFGRQVREGEDEEAIKRLFTPEFRNRLDAIIPFAHLSPEIVGQVVEKFVLQLEAQLADRNVTIELSSAAKEWLAERGYDRLYGARPLGRVIQESIKKPLAEELLFGKLAKGGAVKIGLKNGELAFDIVESSNSSSSNGEDTHGSEHEEEATG, from the coding sequence ATGTTGTCACGCAATCTCGAACAGACTCTACATCGGGCGCTCATTCTGGCCGGTGAACGGCATCATGAATACGCCACGCTTGAGCATCTGCTTCTTGCCCTGGTTGATGATGCGGACGCCGTTACGGTGTTCCGGGCGTGCGGGGTGGATCTAGATCGCCTGCGCACGGATCTGACAGGTTTTCTGGATAAGGATTTGGCCGGGCTGGCATCTGATCGGCCAACAGAACCAAAACCCACCGCCGCGTTCCAGCGTGTTATTCAGCGGGCGGCTATTCATGTGCAATCTACCGGACGGGATGAGGTAACAGGCGCAAACGTGCTTGTGGCCCTGTTTGCAGAACGGGAAAGCCATGCAGTGTATTTCCTGCAGTTGCAGGATATGACACGGCTGGATGCCGTTAATTTTCTGTCTCACGGTATTGCCAAAGCACCGGATCGTTCCACGCGCCGCCCGGTTGCGGGTACGGAATCCAATGCAGAAAAGGGTGAAGAACCCGAACGGGCTGAAAGCAAGAGCCAGAAAGGCAACCAGGATGCGCTTTCTACCTATTGCGTCAATCTGAACGATAAGGCGATTGCCGGTAAGGTGGATCCGCTTATCGGGCGCGATACGGAAATTGAGCGTACCATTCAGATTCTGTGCCGTCGCACCAAGAACAACCCGCTTTATGTGGGGGATCCGGGTGTAGGTAAAACCGCCATTGCGGAAGGGCTTGCTCGCCGTATTGTGGAAGGTAACGTGCCAGAAGTGCTTCTAAAATCCACCATCTATTCGTTGGATATGGGCGCATTGCTGGCGGGCACACGTTACCGCGGTGATTTTGAAGAACGCCTGAAAGCTGTGGTGACAGAGCTGGATCAGGACCCGCACGCCATCCTGTTTATTGATGAAATCCACACCGTTATTGGTGCCGGGGCAACATCAGGCGGCGCGATGGATGCTTCCAACCTGCTTAAACCCGCTTTGGCAGCGGGCACTCTGCGCTGCATTGGGTCCACAACGTACAAGGAATTCCGGCAGCACTTCGAAAAAGACCGTGCGCTTGTGCGGCGCTTCCAGAAGATTGATGTGCCTGAACCCACCATTGATGATGCGGTGAAGATTCTGCGCGGCCTGAAAGGCAGCTACGAAAAACACCACAAGGTGCGTTACACAGAAGAAGCCATTCGCGCGGCAGTGGAACTGTCTGCCAAGTATATTCATGACCGCAAGCTGCCCGATAAGGCGATTGACGTGATTGATGAGGTAGGCGCTTCTCGCATGCTTCAGCCAGAAGGCCGCCGCCGCAAGACGGTGAACCTGAAGGATGTGGAAGACATTATCGCGCGTATTGCCCGCATTCCGCCCAAAAGCATTTCTGCGGATGACAAGGAAGTGCTGCGCTCTCTGGAACGCGATCTGAAGGGCATGGTGTTCGGGCAGGATCAGGCCATTGATGCCTTGTCAGCGGCTATTAAGCTGGCACGTGCTGGCCTGCGTGATGCAGAAAAGCCGATTGGCAACTATCTGTTTTCTGGCCCTACCGGGGTTGGTAAAACAGAAGTGGCGCGCCAACTGGCAACGGCGCTGGGGATTGAGCTGGTTCGCTTCGATATGTCCGAATACATGGAGCGGCATTCCATCTCTCGTTTGTTGGGGGCACCTCCGGGGTATGTTGGGTTCGATCAGGGTGGTTTGCTGACAGATGCCATTGATCAGCATCCACATGCAGTGCTGCTTCTGGATGAAATCGAAAAGGCACATCCAGATCTGTACAACGTGTTGTTGCAGGTGATGGATAATGGAAAGCTGACGGACCATAACGGCAAGACGGTCGATTTCCGTAATGTCATCCTGATCATGACCACCAATGCTGGTGCGTCGGATATGAGCAAGGAAGCCGTAGGCTTTGGCCGTCAGGTGCGTGAAGGTGAGGATGAAGAGGCCATCAAACGTCTGTTCACGCCAGAATTCCGCAATCGCTTGGATGCCATTATCCCGTTTGCACATCTCTCGCCTGAAATTGTGGGGCAGGTGGTCGAAAAATTTGTGCTGCAGTTGGAAGCACAGCTTGCAGACCGCAACGTGACCATCGAACTATCTTCCGCTGCCAAGGAATGGCTGGCAGAGCGCGGGTATGACAGGCTGTATGGTGCACGGCCTCTGGGGCGTGTTATTCAGGAATCCATCAAGAAGCCGCTGGCCGAAGAACTGTTGTTTGGCAAGCTGGCAAAAGGTGGAGCCGTTAAAATCGGCCTGAAGAATGGTGAACTGGCGTTTGATATTGTTGAAAGCAGCAATAGCTCTTCCAGCAATGGGGAAGATACCCACGGCAGCGAGCATGAGGAAGAAGCAACGGGCTGA
- the clpS gene encoding ATP-dependent Clp protease adapter ClpS, whose product MVLHRDPVLHTGNGPLRRGGGTDSSDDGADIGVVVRAKPKTRKPAMYKVLMLNDDYTPMEFVVYVLERFFQKNREEATDIMLNVHRRGVGVCGVFTYEVAETKVAQVMDLARQNQHPLQCTIEKD is encoded by the coding sequence ATGGTTCTGCATCGCGATCCTGTTTTGCATACGGGTAATGGGCCTTTGCGCCGTGGCGGAGGCACGGATTCTTCAGATGATGGCGCTGATATTGGCGTGGTGGTGCGGGCTAAGCCTAAAACCCGCAAACCTGCCATGTACAAAGTGCTGATGCTGAATGATGATTACACCCCAATGGAATTTGTGGTGTACGTGCTCGAACGCTTTTTTCAGAAGAATCGGGAAGAGGCCACAGACATCATGCTCAATGTGCATCGGCGTGGTGTTGGTGTGTGTGGTGTGTTCACTTATGAAGTAGCAGAAACCAAGGTGGCGCAAGTTATGGATCTGGCACGGCAAAACCAGCACCCACTACAGTGCACGATCGAAAAAGACTGA
- a CDS encoding D-alanyl-D-alanine carboxypeptidase family protein, which yields MRHARTAENNKLPKLKRKKTPSLRKWVGLLAGLAIGTTATYGKAHAQYAGQLSSIVVDARTGAVLSQDDPDLRRYPASLTKLMTLYMTFNALRAGAISLDQAVPVSIHASTMEPSKLGLVPGSHLTVEQAILALVTKSANDAACALGELIGGGSEPQFAAMMTQQAHYLGMSNTTFRNASGLPDPDQMTTARDLSTLGRRLISDFPEYYHYFSTPYFSFHRRVIPNHNPMLKVYAGADGMKTGYTQEAGRNLVTSAIRDNVRLVGVVMGASSNTQRSLVMADQLDRGFDAEGVAPVTRPLMLARAQIGTRTTRGHHALVMAASAHRRVVEVASAPAARRGRHVLAMPVSGGHHVRLIGAKVRPATATSSKSAAKHHTAHNHT from the coding sequence ATGCGGCACGCAAGAACGGCAGAAAATAATAAACTGCCCAAGCTGAAACGTAAAAAAACGCCCTCTTTGCGCAAATGGGTTGGCCTGCTGGCAGGATTAGCCATTGGCACCACAGCCACTTACGGTAAAGCACATGCACAGTATGCGGGGCAGTTAAGCTCTATTGTGGTGGATGCACGTACTGGCGCTGTTCTTTCGCAAGATGATCCAGACCTCCGCCGCTACCCGGCCAGCCTGACAAAGCTGATGACCCTGTACATGACATTCAACGCCCTGCGCGCTGGTGCCATCTCACTGGATCAGGCTGTGCCTGTTTCCATCCATGCCTCTACTATGGAACCCTCCAAACTCGGATTGGTTCCCGGCTCCCACCTTACGGTTGAGCAGGCCATTCTGGCTCTTGTTACCAAATCCGCCAACGATGCTGCCTGCGCATTGGGCGAACTGATTGGTGGCGGCAGCGAACCCCAGTTTGCCGCAATGATGACACAGCAGGCCCACTACTTGGGCATGAGCAACACCACCTTCCGCAATGCCTCTGGCCTGCCAGACCCGGACCAGATGACAACAGCGCGCGACTTGTCCACCCTAGGGCGCCGTCTGATTTCTGATTTCCCGGAATATTATCACTATTTTTCAACACCTTACTTCAGCTTCCATCGTCGCGTTATTCCCAACCATAACCCCATGCTGAAAGTGTATGCAGGGGCGGATGGCATGAAAACCGGTTACACGCAGGAAGCCGGGCGTAATCTGGTTACCTCCGCCATTCGCGATAACGTGCGGCTTGTGGGTGTCGTCATGGGGGCTTCCAGCAATACCCAGCGCTCATTAGTCATGGCTGATCAGCTAGACCGTGGGTTTGATGCAGAAGGTGTGGCTCCTGTTACTCGCCCCCTTATGTTGGCCCGTGCCCAAATTGGCACACGCACAACCCGCGGCCATCATGCACTTGTTATGGCAGCATCTGCCCACCGCCGCGTGGTAGAAGTGGCCTCAGCCCCTGCGGCACGGCGTGGCAGGCATGTTCTGGCCATGCCTGTTTCCGGTGGCCACCATGTACGGCTGATTGGTGCCAAGGTGCGGCCTGCAACGGCCACATCCTCCAAAAGTGCAGCCAAACACCATACAGCGCATAACCACACCTAA
- the map gene encoding type I methionyl aminopeptidase, protein MAGRGGIILHTEEDFKMLRAAGRLAASTLDMITPYVKPGVTTGELDRIIHEYTLAHDAVPGPLNYRGYPKACCISVNHVVCHGIPGDRVLQEGDIVNIDVTPKLNGWFGDSSRMYTVGKVSIKAAKLITATYESMMRGIEAVRPGATLGDIGYAIQSYAEKHRYSIVEDFCGHGIGQTFHTEPNILHYGRPGEGMKLKAGMVFTIEPMLNIGKADVKILEDGWTAVTRDRSLSAQFEHMLAVTEKGYEIFTLSPAGYTCPPYPVKG, encoded by the coding sequence ATGGCCGGCAGAGGCGGAATTATTCTGCATACTGAAGAAGATTTTAAAATGTTGCGTGCTGCCGGCCGTCTGGCAGCTTCTACGCTGGATATGATTACCCCTTACGTCAAACCCGGCGTAACCACAGGGGAGCTCGATCGTATTATTCATGAATACACGCTTGCGCATGACGCCGTGCCCGGCCCGCTGAATTATCGCGGGTACCCCAAAGCCTGCTGTATTTCCGTTAACCATGTTGTGTGCCACGGCATTCCCGGTGATCGCGTTCTGCAGGAAGGGGATATCGTTAACATTGATGTCACCCCAAAACTGAACGGCTGGTTCGGCGATAGCAGCCGCATGTACACGGTAGGCAAAGTATCCATCAAAGCTGCCAAGCTGATTACCGCAACCTATGAAAGCATGATGCGCGGGATTGAAGCCGTACGCCCTGGCGCCACGCTGGGTGATATTGGGTACGCCATTCAGAGCTATGCAGAAAAACACCGCTATTCCATTGTAGAAGACTTCTGCGGCCACGGCATTGGTCAGACCTTTCATACCGAGCCCAACATTCTGCACTACGGCCGCCCCGGCGAAGGTATGAAGCTGAAGGCAGGCATGGTCTTTACCATTGAACCCATGCTGAATATTGGCAAAGCGGATGTGAAAATTCTGGAAGATGGGTGGACGGCTGTCACGCGTGACCGCTCCCTTTCCGCCCAGTTTGAACACATGCTGGCCGTAACCGAAAAAGGTTATGAAATTTTCACACTTTCACCCGCTGGCTATACCTGCCCACCCTACCCTGTAAAAGGATAA